A single Apodemus sylvaticus chromosome 20, mApoSyl1.1, whole genome shotgun sequence DNA region contains:
- the Rnf41 gene encoding E3 ubiquitin-protein ligase NRDP1, with translation MGYDVTRFQGDVDEDLICPICSGVLEEPVQAPHCEHAFCNACITQWFSQQQTCPVDRSVVTVAHLRPVPRIMRNMLSKLQIACDNAVFGCSAVVRLDNLMSHLSDCEHNPKRPVTCEQGCGLEMPKDELPNHNCIKHLRSVVQQQQTRIAELEKTSAEHKHQLAEQKRDIQLLKAYMRAIRSVNPNLQNLEETIEYNEILEWVNSLQPARVTRWGGMISTPDAVLQAVIKRSLVESGCPASIVNELIENAHERSWPQGLATLETRQMNRRYYENYVAKRIPGKQAVVVMACENQHMGDDMVQEPGLVMIFAHGVEEI, from the exons ATGGGGTATGATGTAACCCGTTTCCAGGGGGACGTTGACGAGGACCTTATCTGTCCTATTTGCAGTGGAGTCCTGGAGGAGCCGGTACAG GCGCCTCATTGTGAGCATGCCTTCTGCAACGCCTGCATCACCCAATGGTTCTCTCAGCAGCAGACGTGTCCGGTAGACCGTAGCGTTGTCACGGTTGCCCACCTGCGCCCAGTACCTCGGATCATGCGGAACATGTTGTCAAAGCTTCAGATTGCCTGTGACAACGCTGTGTTTGGCTGCAGTGCTGTTGTCAGGCTTGACAACCTCATGTCCCACCTCAGTGACTGTGAGCACAACCCGAAGCGGCCTGTGACCTGTGAGCAGGGCTGTGG CCTGGAAATGCCCAAAGATGAACTGCCAAACCACAACTGCATTAAGCACCTGCGCTCCGTGGTCCAGCAGCAGCAGACACGCATCGCAGAGCTGGAGAAGACATCTGCTGAGCACAAGCACCAGCTGGCAGAACAG AAGCGAGATATTCAGCTGCTGAAGGCGTATATGCGAGCCATCCGCAGCGTCAACCCCAACCTTCAGAACCTGGAGGAGACGATCGAGTACAACGAGATCCTTGA GTGGGTGAACTCCTTACAGCCGGCAAGAGTGACCCGCTGGGGAGGGATGATCTCCACTCCTGACGCTGTGCTCCAAGCTGTAATCAAGCGCTCCCTCGTGGAAAGTGGCTGCCCAGCCTCGATTGTCAATGAGCTGATTGAAAATGCCCATGAACGCAGCTGGCCCCAGGGTCTGGCCACACTAGAGACAAGACAGATGAACCGGCGCTACTATGAGAACTACGTGGCCAAGCGCATCCCTGGCAAGCAGGCTGTGGTGGTGATGGCCTGTGAGAACCAGCACATGGGTGACGACATGGTGCAGGAGCCAGGGCTCGTCATGATATTTGCGCATGGTGTGGAGGAGATATAA